The following coding sequences lie in one Candidatus Nitrospira allomarina genomic window:
- a CDS encoding Gfo/Idh/MocA family protein, producing MTQSLRVGVIGVGHLGRHHARIYGTLPSVTLVGVADTDTSRGHLVADECGVSYFQDLDELLSLVDAVSVAVPTSAHGVVVTTCLQRGCHVLVEKPIASHVWEGEQLVDLAKARGTILQVGHIERFNPIVEVMRPLVSQPGFIECHRLSPFQPRGTDVDVVRDLMIHDLDLLLSLGLGPILQVEARGMPVFTDLPDIANVRILFESGCLANLTASRISTGRLRKIRVYQRDRYLSVDFGGKEAVMNTRRSLEGGTFEVETQHIKGDEGDALTRELGCFIQSILGNPSARGVSGEEGVEALRVATQVVSLIQQHAGHSPR from the coding sequence ATGACACAATCCTTACGAGTTGGGGTGATTGGTGTTGGTCATTTGGGCCGACATCATGCTCGCATCTATGGAACCCTGCCTTCTGTGACCTTGGTTGGGGTCGCTGATACCGATACCTCACGCGGGCATCTGGTGGCGGATGAATGTGGAGTGTCGTATTTCCAGGATTTGGACGAGCTGCTGTCATTGGTCGATGCGGTGAGTGTGGCGGTCCCCACCTCGGCACATGGGGTGGTGGTCACGACCTGTTTGCAACGCGGGTGCCATGTTCTGGTCGAAAAGCCAATTGCCAGCCATGTGTGGGAAGGTGAGCAGTTAGTCGACCTGGCGAAAGCCCGGGGGACCATACTGCAGGTTGGCCATATTGAACGATTTAATCCGATCGTGGAAGTGATGCGTCCTCTCGTGAGTCAGCCCGGCTTTATTGAATGTCATCGTTTAAGTCCTTTTCAGCCTCGAGGAACCGATGTCGATGTGGTACGGGATCTCATGATACATGATTTGGATCTGTTGTTATCCTTAGGGTTGGGTCCTATCCTGCAGGTGGAGGCGAGAGGCATGCCGGTGTTTACCGATCTGCCCGATATTGCCAATGTGCGAATTCTCTTTGAAAGCGGGTGTCTGGCGAATTTGACTGCCAGCCGCATCTCGACTGGACGACTGCGAAAGATCAGAGTATATCAACGGGATCGCTATCTCTCGGTTGATTTTGGTGGAAAAGAGGCGGTGATGAACACCAGGAGAAGTTTGGAAGGTGGAACGTTTGAAGTTGAAACGCAACATATCAAGGGTGATGAAGGCGATGCCCTGACTCGTGAATTGGGTTGCTTCATTCAATCGATTCTGGGAAATCCTTCCGCCCGAGGTGTCTCAGGAGAAGAAGGTGTGGAAGCTCTGCGAGTCGCAACCCAAGTGGTCTCGCTCATTCAACAACATGCCGGGCACTCGCCACGGTAA